A window from Calditrichia bacterium encodes these proteins:
- a CDS encoding DegT/DnrJ/EryC1/StrS family aminotransferase: protein MQFIDLAAQQARIRENLDRRIAAVLDHGKYIMGPEIKELESKLADYVGVQHCISCGNGTDALLMGLMANEVGPGDAIFTTPFTFIATAEVIALLGARPVFVDIDPVTYNIDPKALAAAIECYASPQSEFKPKGIIPVDLFGQPADYDEINAIARQYGMAVWQDAAQSFGATYKGSKTCSHGDVAGTSFFPAKPLGCYGDGGAIFTNDDSIAEKLRSIRVHGQGGHKYDNVRIGINGRMDTMQAAVVLEKLTIFDEEIELRDAVAERYNKALAGKYVVPQVKDDRTSVWAQYSILSDNREADMAMLKENGVPTAVYYPKPLHLQDAFAGLGYKLGDFPVTESVMTRIFSLPMHPYLDADTQDYIIEVLMK, encoded by the coding sequence ATTCAGTTTATCGATCTTGCCGCGCAGCAGGCGCGGATTCGTGAAAACCTCGACCGGCGGATTGCCGCTGTTCTGGATCACGGCAAATACATCATGGGACCGGAAATCAAAGAGCTGGAAAGCAAGCTGGCTGATTATGTTGGCGTACAGCATTGCATCAGCTGCGGCAACGGCACCGATGCCCTGCTGATGGGACTGATGGCCAATGAAGTCGGTCCCGGGGATGCGATTTTCACTACGCCCTTTACCTTTATCGCCACTGCCGAAGTGATTGCCCTGCTCGGTGCCCGCCCGGTATTTGTGGATATCGATCCGGTAACCTACAATATCGATCCCAAAGCATTGGCAGCAGCTATTGAATGCTATGCATCGCCCCAAAGTGAGTTTAAACCCAAAGGCATCATCCCGGTGGACCTTTTCGGGCAGCCGGCCGATTACGATGAAATTAACGCGATTGCCAGACAATACGGAATGGCAGTCTGGCAGGATGCCGCGCAGTCTTTTGGCGCAACTTATAAAGGCAGCAAAACCTGCAGTCATGGCGATGTTGCCGGCACATCCTTCTTCCCGGCAAAACCGCTCGGTTGTTATGGGGACGGCGGCGCCATTTTTACCAATGACGACAGCATTGCTGAAAAACTCCGTTCCATCCGGGTTCACGGGCAGGGCGGACATAAATATGACAACGTTCGCATCGGTATCAACGGACGGATGGATACCATGCAGGCAGCCGTTGTGCTGGAAAAACTGACCATCTTTGATGAAGAAATTGAGTTGCGCGATGCGGTTGCCGAACGATACAACAAGGCGCTCGCCGGAAAATATGTTGTGCCGCAGGTAAAAGACGATCGCACCAGCGTATGGGCGCAATACTCCATCCTCAGCGATAACCGCGAAGCGGACATGGCAATGCTCAAAGAGAACGGCGTGCCCACGGCAGTGTATTATCCAAAACCGCTGCATTTGCAGGATGCCTTTGCCGGTCTCGGTTACAAACTCGGTGACTTCCCCGTAACCGAATCGGTTATGACCCGCATCTTCAGCCTGCCCATGCATCCCTATCTGGATGCCGATACGCAGGATTACATCATCGAAGTACTCATGAAATAA